ataaaaatttgaaattctttttaaaatttaaaactttctaaaaaacttagaaaattcaaaaattaaatcaaaatagataaaaatttcaaaaagagaTAAGAGTGAGAAAATGAGGGGAAATTGTTgttcaagaaaagaaaatagaaaatattcggaatataacttatttttacaatttgagttttgaaaaataatttaaatgatttgaaatttttaattgagtttgaaaaagaaaatgttgtaatatattttgttttttgtttttatttttgttaaaaatggcATTAGAGTCATTTTCACAAGTCTTTATAATATCAGTTCTGAAAGTTCTTCAATAACATGGAACTTAACTTGAAAATATTACTAATTTGGTtctgatttatttttaatttgttattagattttAGTGAATAACCATTTTTGTTCTTCTACCTCAATATTAATCAATTTTGAGCTTTACTACAATATAATATTGAGTTTTCTTGTATGAACAttagtttttaattatatttaagatttataccagattaataatttattaagagATTGACATTGATCTAGTTTTTTATTTGCCTTCATGATTTTATGGCAATGATGAAGATTTTTTGTTACAATAATCTAGCAATAACTTGATTTTTTACAtagattttatttgaatttaaaaaaaaaatttgggttctttaaatattttttatatagaattaaggtaaaatgaagagaaagtataaaaattgagaattaaaattgttaatattaattaaaaaatattaataattaaattgtaacatTTTTAATGAAATGACCAATACAAAAATTTACCTTAACTTTATTATTTcaaccaaaattaaattttatttttcattaacttttaataaatatttttaagtatttataatTGATTTTGAACTTTATATTAAATATCTTCTCATATTTCACAGATGATTCTTAGCTATATGGGAACAAGTAGAAGAGCACGCAGTGAAAGCGGTAAGTAGAAAAGGTCAACAACTATGGACGACGGAGTGTCTGTATTTGCACCGTCATATGATTTTCTTGGAATTATAAATAAGCTTAACTCAATGTCCAATTCGCAACAAAGGTGATgtataaatttgtaaattttaccCCACATTTTTAAATTGCTTTTGAAATTTTTTACAGTGATTTGGCTCCACAActacctcttcttttattttttaaatctggAATTTCGAGTATAGATTGCAAATATATTTAATGTTACACTCTTAGTAGTTTTACAatgtatatcaaaatcttttTGATGCATAGGGGAAAGAAAATGATATGGCAGGGTTTAAACCTTAATATTTAAggtgtaaataaaaaatttaaccccTATGGCTCTATGTTATTTGAATATGGGTAAGTGTTTAGTAAcctcaatataatatatatcatgttatttgatttcttttctttagaggtgaagttagaaaatttttttgggatccaaattaaattatatatatgaaagtaaaaatgtaatttcatcattttaataacttatatctttataattttaaaggattaaatcaaatttttatcatttttagggaaCTCATGctcaattttaccattattaatttaaaattttataaattataaaagagtttaaatgaaaatatttctattttaggggcggtactttcttttttcttttttctttttttgaagttACAAGTAATATTTAGACAGCTTGATATTAGAACTTGAGATTTCAAAATTTCTAAAGTCTCAACTTTGTCATTAAGATAGTCaaaattcaaacctaataatattagTATTTAAGTTTCATCAAGTCAATTTGaactcaaattaaatattaaaaggtAAACACtattataattattgttaaatacaaatatcacattatacaaaaaaaattatataccaaaattaaataaaaatcaaactcaaataaaaaaaatccttttaaaTTAAACAATGGATTTAATAGAAATGGAGAATttgtttaaaagaaataaataaaatgaagatgAAAGGCATGAGATGAAATTGTTTGAAATTCTCTGGAAATCACcttcttttttatttatctattttttgccATTGTTAGAAATTCatctatgatttttttttcctcGAAATTTCATGTCGTTGACTGAAGCAGTGACCCGGCCATAAATGAATAGTACAGTCCTAAACTCTAAAGCACCCTGTGGAATTGAAATCTAAACTATAAACTCAAACACTAATTCATAAGCACATTTTCTGCAACGTTATTGAAATTAATATACTCTTAAAATACATgggtttatgatattttatacaaattattCACAACTCACTCGATTTTCCATTCTCCTAAAAAAAAACATCCAAGAACAAGATGAAAACAACAGTCAAGGACCCCATATAAACCTCTCTTGAATATCGCTGCAGTTGCCAAAGCTTGTTTTTGCCCACAAAGTGTCGATCTTGACAACTCAAGTTAATTAATCTGAGGTCCACTGCCGGCGCTTGTGCCTGGCCTTTTAGGAGTAAAGAGAGAAACCATGGGAAGTTCGCCATCGTTCGTGTCTCCCTGCATTAAAGATACAACGAAAACAACGCCCACATAATTGAAAACTTGCATCTTAAAATTACATGCACAACTGAAACATGCATCTTAAGTCAAGGACTTGATTCCGAAATAGTGGAGACCGAATGTGACCCACTGCTGGGACAGTTTCAAAGATATCAAAGAAATTAGCTAGCAAGCAAAGCAACATATCTTACAGTGGTGGAAGGAGGAGGATCAGCTGGTGGGTCGATCACAGTGGTTGATGGATCTGAATTGTCTGTTGATGAAGGTGGATCTGGACTTTCCTTCTGAGAAACAGATTGATTATGATTGGCTTTACTGTCATCTTCTTTCTTTGGACATGGATTAGGGTTTTGTTGGAATCCAGTTTCAAGTCCCAAACACCTGAGAATGGCACCTACAACTTCATGGAAGGACCTGGGGAAGTAATTAGCTGGAGTTCCTTGCAACGTTACTTCCTTTGCTGATGAAGTATCTTCCATTGCTTTTTGAGACGAGAGAGATAGCTTCTTCCTTGTACTGCTGCTGGTTTTTATTAGTCTTCATAAATGCCTGGTTCGGTGGACCAGCAATACTATTGACGAAAGTACAAAATTATCCCCTCCctttgtctttttatttattcaGTGATGCAAACTAATGGGACTATAAATTCCTTTAACAATTGCAATCTGTTTAACCTTATTCAACATTTTGTATAAAACAAACTTTATTCGagatttgattttttcttttttttactttttgcattttatttaaaGAATATCAATATTTTTCGATGATTATAATATTAAATCATTCTCTCATTATATATGTGGTTTAGTTGACAATATCGTTAAGTAtatgatgaatttttttttaaatataaataataaaaggcTTCAGTAATATTCAATATCTGAACTTCGGCTTTTTTTTGCTAATTTGgtatttagaattttttgttcaatttgatatttgaacttaagtttttttcttaattttgtatttaaacttgacaattattcttaatttagtacttaaaaatgttattttttatgcattagtaaaaataattaattatgatcAATATGTTGCAGATCAcatgaaatttcattttttttattttaaatgttcaattttatttatttattttattttcttaatttataataattattttattttattttgagttttttaaaactcttattttcttattcaatattaattaagcataatttaatgtataattttttaacaCAAATTTTCTCCAATAGTGATATTTATGTGGAATTAAGGGCTTTATGAAGACCGAACTATATTTTAAGTATCCAACCCCTCTTATATCATTCTTGCTATTATGGTAAAAATAAGCTCAACCCTAATA
The sequence above is drawn from the Gossypium hirsutum isolate 1008001.06 chromosome A05, Gossypium_hirsutum_v2.1, whole genome shotgun sequence genome and encodes:
- the LOC107957506 gene encoding uncharacterized protein, whose translation is MEDTSSAKEVTLQGTPANYFPRSFHEVVGAILRCLGLETGFQQNPNPCPKKEDDSKANHNQSVSQKESPDPPSSTDNSDPSTTVIDPPADPPPSTTGDTNDGELPMVSLFTPKRPGTSAGSGPQIN